A segment of the Spirochaetota bacterium genome:
TACAATAATTAATAACTACAGTGCCAAAATAAAGAAGATAACTGAAAAGTATACATGAGGAATATGAAAATGAAACAGTTAATTAACAGGGAAAGACTTATTTCTACATTTATTGATTTGGCAAAGATATCTTCACCTTCATGGGAAGAGAAGGGTGTTATTGAATTTATACAACAAAAAGCACAGAAGTTAGGGGTTTCCTGTGCATTGTACCCATGTAAAAATTCTTTCAATGTATTGATACATATTCCCGGAGAAAGTAGCTACGTACCTGTTCTTTTTTCAGCTCATATGGATACCGTAACACCATGTGAAAATATACAGCCGGTAGTGAAAGATAACAGGATTGTGTCTGATGGAAGAACTATATTGGGGGCTGATGATAAATCAGCAATAGCGGCTTTCTTGGAAGCTATAGAAATATTGAAGGAAAATAGCATGCCTCATGGCCATATTGAGTTTTTATTTTCATGTGCCGAGGAAGTAGGACTTTTTGGAATAAAAGGATTTGACCTTTCACAGGTTAAAGCCCGATATGCATTTGTGTTTGATAGTGACGGGCCAGTGGGGAAAATCATTGTAGCAGCACCATATCATATAAGCATGAAAATTGCTGTTAAAGGTAAAGCTGCACATGCTGGCATGGAGCCAGAAAAGGGAGTGAGTGCAATCAGAGTACTTTCTGAGATAATACATGCTATTCCTCATGGTAGGATTGATAAGGAAACAACAGCAAATGTAGGGATAATTAAGGGTGGCCGTGCAACAAATATAGTTGCTGAAGAAGCTGAATGTACCCTTGAAACCCGTTCACGACAAAAATCAAAGGTGTTTGCGGTTAAAAAAGAAATAGAGAACATTGCCAAAAATATTGCCAAAAACCACAAAGCAAAAGTTAATATTGACAGTACTATGGATTATGAAGGATATACCATTAGAGAAGAGGATACTATTGTTGCAATTGCATCAAAAGCTTTAAAAAGTATTGGTATAAAACCTTTGCTGGCAGTTTCAGGAGGTGGCAGTGATACCAATATATTTAATACACATTCAATCCCAGCAGTAAATCTTTCATCTGGAATGAGGCAGGTACATACAACTAAAGAATACATCACAATACCAGATCTGGTAAATGTTGCTGCTTTAGTACTGTCTATTATTGAAAATGCAAAACGATGATACATTATTTGCTGCATCCTAATTTTACAATAAAATATGCTCCACAAACAAGAGTAAGTGGCAGAGTAAGAAAATAAGTAAATAATTCAGGCATTTTTACCACATTGGGATGCAGTACTTTTTTGCCAAAATAAGAATAATGGAAATATTGAGGATCTTTTGTTCGTTTATAGATGTTAACTGCTATTTTTGTTTTAACGTATAGCATGCCAAAAAAGATTACCCCGGATTCTATAAATAGTATGCGTTCTAAATTTATTGCTTTTAGTTCTTGAGGAAATAGTAATATGAAAACAGATAGAAATATACCCAAAAAGATATTGATCATTGAAGTGAAAAGGAAGCCCTTAAAGTCTTTATCCTGTTTTTTTGAAATATAGCGTATAATATAAAAAACATGGATGGCTAAGGAAATTTGCAGGATTATAATAAACGTTAGAACAATCATACTAGCTCTTATATTAATCTTTAATAAAGCCTAACCCCGGCAACGTGGGCAACGGGGTTAAACCATTATCAATGTAAAAAACAAAAAAAAAATACAATTTAAACGTTTTTTCATTATACTATCTATTATATACAAGTCAAGAAAATCATTGCTGCATGTTAAACAATTGCTTGCGTTTGAAAACAAAAGAGTATTAATATGAACTATCGCAAAAAAAGGAAAAATTATGTGTGGGCAACAGTTTACCTATAACCTGTATGAACTATTCCTGGAAAAAGCACTGAAATTCCCAGACAGGATAATGATGTATTATAATGGTATATCCATACGGTTTAAAGAAGCCTTGCAAAATGTGCACAAAACCGCACATGCATTACGAGTAGCTGGAGTACATAGTGGCTCTACTGTTATATTACAATCGGGAAATACACCATATTTTATATATTGCTACTTTGCCATATTGCAGTGTAATGGAATCCCAGTTTTGGTTAATCCATTGGCACGCCAGTATGAGTTACAGTATTACTGTAGCGTGACGTTGCCTGCATGTGTTATCACGGACTCAAAAATGGCTGAAAGGCTTTTGGATCTTGGTGTTATACAGGATCATCAGAAATTCATTACATTAGATACTAATAGTGCCTTCACATCAATGCAATCAATAATTGCTGGGGAATCATTATACAGCAATTATGATCAAGAAAATAGTAGTGATGCAGCAATTATCTTTACTTCTGCAATGGACGGATACGCTCTGGGTGCAGTATTGACACATTATGGCATTTTCCAGAGTGCAAAATCAGTTGCTCAGATGATACCTGAATATGCAGCAGTGTTTGTAGCTGTGCTCCCATTATTTCATGCGTTTGGACTTACCTCATCGCTGTTTGTGCCATTGATTAAAAATTTACCAATAGAACTTGTGGATAAATTTTCACCAAAAAAAATTGCCCGGATACTGACAAACAGGGAAATTAAATGTTTTGTGGGAGTCCCGGCAATGTATTCCATCATGAAAGCCATATTTGAGAGAGATTTTGATTTCAGTCACATACAGTTGTGGGTAAGTGGTGGAGATTATCTTTCCGGTGACCTTCAAGAATGGTATTTGCAAAGAGGTGTTGATATACGGCAGGGATATGGG
Coding sequences within it:
- a CDS encoding M20/M25/M40 family metallo-hydrolase, which produces MKQLINRERLISTFIDLAKISSPSWEEKGVIEFIQQKAQKLGVSCALYPCKNSFNVLIHIPGESSYVPVLFSAHMDTVTPCENIQPVVKDNRIVSDGRTILGADDKSAIAAFLEAIEILKENSMPHGHIEFLFSCAEEVGLFGIKGFDLSQVKARYAFVFDSDGPVGKIIVAAPYHISMKIAVKGKAAHAGMEPEKGVSAIRVLSEIIHAIPHGRIDKETTANVGIIKGGRATNIVAEEAECTLETRSRQKSKVFAVKKEIENIAKNIAKNHKAKVNIDSTMDYEGYTIREEDTIVAIASKALKSIGIKPLLAVSGGGSDTNIFNTHSIPAVNLSSGMRQVHTTKEYITIPDLVNVAALVLSIIENAKR
- a CDS encoding AMP-binding protein; this translates as MCGQQFTYNLYELFLEKALKFPDRIMMYYNGISIRFKEALQNVHKTAHALRVAGVHSGSTVILQSGNTPYFIYCYFAILQCNGIPVLVNPLARQYELQYYCSVTLPACVITDSKMAERLLDLGVIQDHQKFITLDTNSAFTSMQSIIAGESLYSNYDQENSSDAAIIFTSAMDGYALGAVLTHYGIFQSAKSVAQMIPEYAAVFVAVLPLFHAFGLTSSLFVPLIKNLPIELVDKFSPKKIARILTNREIKCFVGVPAMYSIMKAIFERDFDFSHIQLWVSGGDYLSGDLQEWYLQRGVDIRQGYGLTEASPIVSWNMPDIKNKKCSIGKPMPYNEVRIVDENGKDVPTTIAGEIIVKGMNVIEKYYNNPAKTGEYIKDGWLYTGDLGYYDNEGYLFISGRKKDMVLKNGYNVYPKEVERLLLYHPDIASVRISGHVHFLGDSTHEWLVARIKPKKAKRLSSEDIRLWCADNISVYKIPDEIIIE